One genomic window of Cinclus cinclus chromosome 6, bCinCin1.1, whole genome shotgun sequence includes the following:
- the ATG2B gene encoding autophagy-related protein 2 homolog B isoform X4: protein MPWPFSESIKKRACRYLLQRYLGHFLQEKLSLEQLSLDLYQGTGSLTQVPLDKWCLNEILESADAPLEVTDGFIQSISLSVPWGSLLQDNCALEVKGLEMVFRPRPRLASGSEPMYWSSFMTSSMQLAKECLSQKLTDEQGEGSQPFEGLEKFAETIETVLRRVKVTFLDTVLRIEHVPENSKSGTALEIRVERTMYCDETADECSGINVHQPTAFAHKLLQLSGVSFFWDEFPASAKSSPVCSATQLATEPKLSPSWNPKIIYEPHPQLTRNLPEITPSDPVQICKLIGRMELSLTLKQNEVLPGAKLDIDGQIDSVHLFLSPRQVHLLLDMVAAIAGPESLSRIDLSNKDRKNRPMQQEDEYRIQMELKRYLRKESLSAGASSEQSFYETESARTPSSREEEVFFSMAEMDMSHSLSSLPPLGDPPTMDLDLSLTSTYTTTPAGSPLSTTVLQPTWGDFLDRNKQELHPPRGSSLTANMVHQTSLRRTSIPSRSVSVDESRPELLFRLAVGTFSVSVLHIDPLPPPESSLNLNPLTPMARDFFARIEKIEPVKFSTEDFLSFREVFAEACSHDHLRFIGTGIKVSYEQRQRTASRSFSTDLSIGDMEFLECLFSTDSHSMQPHYTELLTFHSEERNDSHSIPCLQLHYKHLDNRGPQGSQGRLSSVPQKAELQIKLRPVFCELDISIVDRLNSLLQPQKLTTVEMMASHMYASYNKHISLHKAFTEVFLDDSHTPANCRVSVQVTAPALNLSVRFPIPDLRSDQERGPWFKKSLQKEILHLEFTDMEFKTEFIGGSTPEQVKLELTFKELTGSFEEDNAETPVKFFQVSGGTDGDITSSSDNFDWPRIVLKINPLAVHSILERIAAEEEEGDNNFQEEEEGGSHSLKDVCDIRRPEPSPFSSRRVMFENEEMVMPGDVVEMTEFQDKTISNSHYVLELMLPNIHLTLPNKSFYEKLYNRISNDLLLWEPTAPSPVETFENLSYGVGLSVASQLINTFSKDSFSQFKSAVHYDDESGSEEETLQYYSTVDPNYRSRRRKKLDSQNKNSQSFLSVLLNVTHGLVSVFTDVKQDDGNTLEGKYGEFWLEFNSGSLFSVTKYEGFEDRHYVCLHSSSLNLYHQGLVDGVVPSSEVRLPSTIRPHWLEPTICFSEEDGLSRTTSDGVGVESPSMLTVAVKIQSDKIESNTKEFLVAVGLRGATLQHRVLPSGLSWHEQILYFLNISDEPVLGYNPPATITTFHVHLWSCALDYRPLFLPVRSLLTVETFSISSSVAVDKSSSTLRIILDEAALHLSDKCNTVMVNLHRDYVRVMDMGLLELTITAVKSDSEGERTKPRFELHCSSDVIHIRTCSDSCAALMNLIQYIASYGDLHPPAKTEVKRGVSKPKMKVETFSQPSSHGPGLAESEQQILRDLMSDAMEEIETQQTASAMKQESNDESGNASQEPSPTYSSFTHHLLSEAMGDVPAESDDFCILFAPKVAVAEKEEEPVIKIMVDDAIIIKENHFSQPIKKTDTSKAPLHFPVPLVRYVVKEISLIWHLYGGRDFGTAPPTSPAKSFISPHSSPSHTPTRHGRNTACGGRGRNPDFLMEIQLSKVKFQHEVYPPGGAEGDSCLLEQPVSRQVFIVQDLEIRDRLATSQMNKFLYLYCSKEMPRKAHSNMLTVKALHVRPESGRSPQECCLRVSLMPLRLNIDQDALFFLKDFFTSLSTEVELLVTPDPEVKKSPGAEVTCSLPRHVSSLKEPSPVISFASHKQANENGSIDSMDVVNGDDDHFSQETTSYSDQPVFFREFRFTSEVPIRLDYHGKHVSMDQGTLAGILIGLAQLNCSELKLKRLCYRHGLLGVDKLFSYAISEWLNDIKKNQLPGILGGVGPMHSLVQLVQGLKDLVWLPIEQYRKDGRIVRGFQRGAASFGTSTAMAALELTNRMVQTIQAAAETAYDMVSPGPTFIEARKIKRFPRHRLAHQPVDLREGVAKAYSVVKEGITDTAQTIYETAAREHENRGVTGAVGGVLRQIPPTVVKPFIVATEATSNVLGGMRNQIRPDVRQEESQKWRLGED from the exons ATGCCGTGGCCTTTCTCGGAGTCCATCAAGAAGAGAGCCTGCAGGTACCTGCTGCAGAGGTACCTGGGCCACTTCTTGCAGGAGAAGCTCAGCCTGGAACAGCTCAGCCTGGATCTTTACCAGGGCACCGGCTCCTTGACGCAGGTCCCTCTGGATAAGTGG tGTCTTAACGAGATCCTGGAGTCTGCTGATGCACCTCTGGAAGTCACAGATGGATTTATCCAGTCAATTTCTTTATCTGTCCCGTGGGGATCTTTGCTGCAGGATAACTGTGCATTAGAAGTAAAAGGATTAGAGATGGTCTTCAGGCCAAGACCAAGGCTTG CATCTGGTTCTGAGCCTATGTATTGGTCAAGTTTTATGACTAGTAGTATGCAGCTTGCAAAAGAGTGTCTTAGCCAAAAATTGACAGATGAACAAGGAGAAGGGTCCCAGCCTTTTGAAGGACTTGAGAAGTTTGCAGAAACTATTGAAACAG ttTTAAGAAGAGTGAAAGTTACCTTTTTAGATACTGTGCTGCGAATAGAACATGTGCCAGAAAACTCTAAAAGTGGAACTGCGCTTGAAATCAGAGTTGAAag AACTATGTACTGTGATGAAACTGCAGATGAGTGCTCTGGAATTAATGTACATCAGCCCACAGCTTTTGCTCACAAATTACTGCAGCTCTCAGGTGTCTCCTTCTTCTGGGATGAGTTTCCTGCATCGGCCAAGTCCTCCCCAGTGTGTTCAGCCACACAGCtg GCGACTGAACCAAAGCTTTCACCCAGCTGGAATCCAAAAATCATTTATGAGCCACATCCACAATTAACAAGAAACTTGCCAGAAATTACTCCTTCTGACCCTGTGCAGATCTGTAAGCTGATTGGTAGAATGGAGTTAAGCCTGACATTAAAGCAAAATGAAGTACTTCCTGGAGCTAAG ttgGATATAGATGGACAAATAGATTCTGTACATCTGTTTTTGTCACCAAGGCAGGTTCATCTTCTATTGGACATGGTAGCAGCTATTGCTGGACCAG AGAGTCTAAGCAGGATAGACTTGTCAAATAAGGATAGGAAGAACCGGCCAATGCAACAGGAGGATGAGTATCGGATTCAGATGGAGTTGAAACGTTATTTAAGGAAAGAGTCTTTATCTGCAGGAGCATCATCTGAACAAAGCTTCTATGAGACAGAGAGTGCCAGAACACCTTCTAGTCGTG AGGaagaagttttcttttcaatGGCTGAAATGGACATGTCCCACAGCCTTTCCTCTCTTCCACCTCTTGGAGATCCTCCAACCATGGATCTAGACTTGTCTTTGACCAGTACATACACAACTACACCAGCAGGATCTCCACTGAGCACTACAGTG ctTCAGCCAACTTGGGGTGACTTTCTTGATCGTAACAAACAAGAATTACATCCTCCAAGAGGATCCTCACTAACAGCCAATATGGTTCACCAGACTTCCTTAAGAAGGACAT ctATTCCATCCAGATCTGTTTCTGTGGATGAATCCAGACCTGAGCTACTTTTTAGACTGGCAGTTGGAACTTTCTCAGTGTCTGTACTTCATATTGACCCTTTACCCCCACCTGAAAGTTCACTGAACCTTAACCCATTGACACCAATGGCTCGGGATTTCTTTGCCCGAATAGAAAAGATTGAGCCAGTTAAGTTTTCAACAGAAGATTTTCTGTCCTTCCGAGAAGTATTTGCAGAAGCTTGTTCTCATGATCACCTTAG GTTTATAGGTACTGGCATCAAAGTGTCTTACGAGCAAAGACAAAGGACTGCCTCTCGAAGTTTTAGTACTGACTTATCCATTGGAGATATGGAGTTCCTGGAATGCCTTTTTTCTACTGACTCTCATTCCATGCAGCCTCACTATACAGAG ctgctgacatttcattctgaagaaagaaatgaTTCTCATTCTATACCATGCCTTCAGCTGCATTATAAGCATTTAGATAATAGAGGACCTCAG ggcaGTCAAGGGAGGCTCAGTTCTGTTCCACAGAAAGCAGAGTTACAAATAAAGTTAAGACCAGTGTTTTGTGAGCTGGATATTAGTATTGTAGACAGATTAAATTCCTTACTTCAACCCCAGAAACTAACTACAGTAGAGATGATGGCATCTCATATGTATGCGTCTTACAATAAGCACATAAGTCTG cacaaaGCATTTACTGAAGTTTTTCTGGATGATTCACATACTCCTGCAAACTGTAGAGTTTCAGTTCAAGTCACTGCCCCAGCCTTAAATCTCTCTGTTCGCTTCCCAATACCTGATCTACGGTCAGATCAGGAAAGAGGACCATGGTTTAAGAAATCACTTCAGAAGGAGATTCTTCATCTTGAATTTACGGATATggaatttaaaactgaatttataGGAGGGTCAACTCCAGAACAAGTTAAATTAGAGCTTACCTTTAAAGAGCTAACTG GTTCATTTGAAGAAGATAATGCAGAAACACCAGTAAAATTTTTTCAGGTGTCAGGTGGAACAGATGGAGATATAACATCATCATCAGACAATTTTGACTGGCCTcg GATTGTATTGAAAATAAACCCTCTGGCTGTGCACTCTATTCTGGAAAGGATAGCagctgaggaggaagaaggtGATAATAACTttcaagaggaagaagaaggagggTCTCATTCTTTGAAGGATGTCTGTGATATTAGAAGACCAGAgccttctcccttttcttctcGTAGGGTCATGTTTGAAAATGAAGAG atggtGATGCCAGGAGATGTAGTTGAAATGACTGAGTTTCAGGATAAAACAATTAGCAATTCTCATTATGTACTGGAACTCATGTTACCAAATATTCACTTAACACTACCAAACAAAAGCTTTTATGAAAAACTTTACAACAG GATCAGCAATGATTTATTGTTGTGGGAACCCACAGCTCCATCTCCTGTAGAAACATTTGAAAACCTTTCTTATGGTGTTGGACTATCTGTGGCCAGCCAGCTCATCAACACTTTCAGCAAAGACAGTTTTAGTCAATTTAAATCCGCAGTTCATTATG ATGATGAAAGTGGATCTGAGGAGGAAACACTACAGTATTATTCCACTGTTGATCCAAACTATCGTTCACGCAGAAGGAAAAAGCTTGACTCACAGAATAAGAACTCACAAAGCTTTCTGTCTGTTCTGCTAAATGTGACACATGGATTAGTGTCAGTATTCACAGATGTAAAG CAGGATGATGGAAATACACTGGAAGGAAAATATGGTGAATTTTGGTTAGAGTTCAACAGCGGTTCCCTCTTCAGTGTGACTAAATATGAAGGCTTTGAGGACAGACACTATGTTTGTCTCCATTCTAGCAGCCTCAATTTGTATCATCAAG GTTTGGTAGATGGAGTTGTCCCTTCCTCTGAAGTACGATTGCCCAGCACAATACGTCCCCATTGGTTAGAGCCTactatttgtttttctgaagaagaTGGTCTTAGTAGAACCACTTCAGATGGTGTAGGAGTGGAGAGTCCAAGTATGCTGACTGTTGCAGTCAAAATCCAGTCGGATAAAATAGAGAGCAATACAAAG GAATTTCTGGTTGCTGTTGGACTACGAGGAGCCACCCTTCAGCACCGGGTGCTGCCTTCAGGTTTAAGCTGGCACGAGCAG attttatattttttgaatATTTCTGATGAGCCTGTTCTGGGATATAACCCTCCAGCTACAATTACAACTTTTCATGTACATCTGTGGAGTTGTGCTCTTGATTACAG GCCCTTGTTTTTACCAGTCAGATCTCTACTTACTGTTGAAACTTTCAGCATTTCCAGCAGTGTTGCAGTAGATAAATCCTCTTCTACACTCAG GATAATTTTAGATGAAGCTGCTCTTCATTTGTCTGACAAGTGCAACACTGTCATGGTAAACCTCCATAGAG ATTATGTTCGTGTTATGGATATGGGACTGCTGGAACTAACCATTACAGCAGTAAAATCTGATTCTGAGGGAGAAAGA ACTAAACCACGTTTTGAGCTGCACTGTTCCAGTGATGTAATCCATATTCGTACCTGCTCTGATTCGTGTGCTGCACTAATGAATCTCATACAGTATATTGCAAGTTATGGTGATTTACATCCACCTGCTAAGACAGAGGTTAAACGTGGAGTTAGCAAGCCAAAAATGAAG GTAGAGACCTTTAGCCAACCATCTTCCCACGGACCAGGCCTTGCTGAATCAGAGCAGCAGATTTTACGGGATTTGATGAGCGATGCAATGGAAGAAATTGAAACTCAACAGACTGCTTCTGCCATGAAGCAGGAGTCTAATG ATGAAAGTGGAAATGCCTCACAAGAGCCAAGTCCCACTTATTCTTCGTTTACTCATCACCTGTTAAGCGAGGCCATGGGAGATGTTCCAGCAGAAAGTGATGATTTCTGCATTCTTTTTGCTCCTAAAGTTGCTGTTGCT gaaaaagaagaagagcCAGTTATAAAAATAATGGTTGATGATGCAATTATCATAAAGGAAAATCATTTCAGTCAacctattaaaaaaacagatACAAGCAAAGCTCCCCttcattttcctgttcctttggTACGCTATGTTGTAAAGGAAATATCTCTTATTTGGCATCTTTATGGTGGAAGGGATTTTGGGACTGCACCACCAACTTCTCCAGCTAAAAGTTTCAT aAGTCCCCATAGTTCTCCTTCTCATACACCAACAAGGCACGGACGGAACACAGCAtgtggaggaagaggaagaaaccCAGACTTCCTGATGGAAATACAATTGAGCAAG gtGAAATTTCAGCATGAGGTGTATCCTCCAGGTGGTGCAGAAGGTGACTCCTGTCTGTTGGAGCAGCCAGTGTCACGACAAGTTTTTATTGTTCAAGACCTGGAGATCAGAGATCGTTTAGCTACATCACAAATGAATAAATTTCTCTATCTCTACTGCAGTAAGGAGATGCCCAGAAAAGCACATTCAAACATG TTAACAGTTAAAGCGTTACATGTCCGTCCAGAGTCTGGCAGATCCCCACAGGAATGTTGTTTACGTGTTTCACTAATGCCACTTCGCCTCAATATTGACCAG GATGCCTTGTTTTTCCTGAAGGACTTTTTCACTAGCCTTTCTACAGAAGTAGAACTCTTAGTTACTCCAGATCCTGAag TTAAAAAGTCTCCTGGTGCTGAAGTTACCTGTAGTTTGCCCAGGCATGTCAGCAGCCTTAAGGAACCAAGTCCAGTCATTTCTTTTGCATCACACAAGCAAGCGAATGAAAATGGCAGCATTGATTCTATGGATGTGGTTAATGGAGATGATGATCATTTCTCACAAGAAACAACATCATACAGTGATCAGCCAGTATTTTTCAG AGAATTTCGCTTTACATCAGAAGTTCCAATACGTCTTGATTACCATGGCAAGCATGTATCAATGGATCAG GGAACATTAGCTGGGATTCTTATTGGGCTTGCTCAGTTGAACTGCTCAGAACTAAAGCTGAAGAGGCTTTGTTACAGACATGG TTTATTAGGTGTGGATAAATTGTTCTCCTATGCCATCAGTGAATGGCTTAACGATATAAAGAAAAACCAGCTaccaggaattttgggaggagTAGGGCCTATGCATTCACTTGTGCAGTTAG TGCAAGGTCTGAAAGACCTCGTGTGGTTGCCAATAGAGCAGTACCGCAAGGATGGTCGTATTGTCAGAGGCTTTCAGAGAGGAGCAGCTTCTTTTGGTACTTCCACTGCGATGGCAGCACTGGAGCTAACAAACAGAATGGTTCAGACTATACAG gcagctgcagaaaCTGCTTATGATATGGTATCACCTGGGCCAACCTTCATTGAAGCAAGAAAGATTAAACGGTTCCCTCGCCATCGCTTGGCTCATCAGCCGGTCGACCTGCGGGAGGGCGTAGCCAAAGCGTACAGCGTGGTGAAAGAG gGGATTACGGACACTGCCCAAACCATCTATGAGACTGCTGCTCGTGAGCATGAGAACAGAGGAGTCACTGGAGCAGTAGGAGGGGTCCTCCGCCAAATCCCACCAACTGTGGTGAAACCTTTCATTGTTGCAACAGAGGCAACCTCAAATGTTCTGGGTGGAATGAGAAACCAGATTAGGCCAGATGTGCGTCAAGAAGAGTCTCAGAAGTGGCGCCTTGGGGAGGATTGA